Proteins from a genomic interval of Sphingobacterium sp. SYP-B4668:
- a CDS encoding aldehyde dehydrogenase family protein, producing MLVKNPATDTVLTTLAAIELDDLQKMEVDLHKGQKKWAQYPLKERLGHVVKFGQLILSHKQELAEILTKETGKPISQSINEIQGAQNRIEHLVSNAERWLSTEHVTSIGATQELVVYEPLGVIANISAWNFPYNVGFNVFLYALVAGNAVLYKPSEFATLTGREFEKYLHQAGVPEDVFRCVIGDSRTGQQVLDLSLDGYFFTGSYKTGVHIAQSVAHKLVPVQLELGGKDPLYVTEDVVDVQQAAVSAAEGAFYNNGQSCCAVERIYVSDKIYDQFVQAFIDEVASYPVGNPMLLDTFIGPLTREAQLGVLQEQIQDALLKGASLRLGGHIIDSSGYYHQPTVLIDCNHDMSLMREETFGPLIGIQKVSSDEEAIQLMRDTDYGLTAAVFSSNRDRAMAILKEMDTGTVYWNCCDRVSPNVPWSGRKNSGLGSTLSSQGIRAFVQPKAYHLRQ from the coding sequence ATGCTAGTTAAAAATCCAGCCACCGATACTGTGCTGACCACGTTGGCAGCAATAGAACTTGATGACCTACAAAAAATGGAAGTCGATTTACACAAAGGGCAAAAAAAATGGGCTCAATATCCGCTAAAAGAACGTTTGGGGCATGTTGTTAAATTTGGCCAACTCATATTGTCTCATAAGCAAGAACTTGCCGAGATCCTGACGAAGGAAACTGGAAAGCCAATCTCGCAGTCTATCAATGAAATTCAGGGCGCACAAAATCGGATTGAGCATCTTGTATCAAATGCCGAACGGTGGCTCTCTACTGAGCATGTCACCTCAATAGGAGCCACGCAGGAACTGGTTGTCTACGAGCCGTTAGGAGTAATTGCCAATATATCTGCTTGGAATTTTCCGTATAACGTGGGTTTTAATGTATTCTTATATGCCTTAGTAGCAGGAAATGCAGTGCTGTATAAGCCTTCTGAGTTCGCTACTCTTACCGGACGGGAATTCGAAAAATACCTTCATCAGGCGGGAGTACCCGAAGATGTTTTTAGATGTGTGATTGGTGATTCTCGGACTGGACAGCAGGTGCTAGACTTATCTTTAGACGGATATTTTTTTACAGGATCTTACAAAACGGGCGTTCATATCGCTCAATCTGTCGCTCATAAACTTGTTCCCGTTCAGTTGGAACTGGGGGGCAAAGATCCTCTGTATGTGACCGAAGATGTCGTAGACGTGCAACAGGCAGCCGTATCGGCAGCAGAAGGAGCCTTTTATAATAATGGGCAGAGTTGTTGCGCAGTTGAGCGGATTTATGTGTCGGACAAGATTTACGACCAATTTGTCCAAGCCTTCATTGATGAAGTCGCATCCTATCCCGTTGGTAACCCTATGCTTCTCGACACATTTATAGGTCCCCTTACTCGAGAAGCACAGCTAGGGGTTCTTCAGGAGCAAATTCAAGATGCTTTGTTGAAAGGAGCTTCGCTGCGCTTGGGAGGACATATTATTGATAGTTCAGGATATTATCACCAACCGACTGTATTGATAGATTGCAATCATGATATGTCGCTGATGAGAGAGGAGACGTTTGGCCCGCTTATCGGTATACAAAAAGTCAGTTCAGATGAAGAAGCCATTCAACTAATGCGGGACACTGATTATGGTTTGACGGCTGCGGTGTTCTCATCCAATCGTGACAGGGCTATGGCCATTTTGAAAGAGATGGATACAGGTACTGTTTATTGGAATTGTTGTGATCGAGTAAGTCCCAATGTCCCTTGGTCCGGTCGTAAAAACTCTGGACTTGGATCCACTTTGTCGTCGCAAGGTATCCGAGCTTTTGTCCAACCCAAAGCATACCATTTGAGACAGTAA
- a CDS encoding gamma-glutamyl-gamma-aminobutyrate hydrolase family protein, whose amino-acid sequence MLTIGISSCFLYPDSARTVFGHKTLQYVEHDLMRWICRQGILPVLIPDVEISILDGILEQMDGIILQGGSDIAPEKYGEAPIGIWKGDSYRDDYELKILDYAINNSKPILGICRGFQLMNVYFGGTLYQDIPSQVPQANVHRSAEQYDKINHPIQFVPGAYLDRLYGYLSQSVVNTVHHQAVKVLGHDLEVYARSDDGFIEAFGYKKAPEGKVMGIQWHPEFSHTQAGKLLDENLIFNAFLQHVKQNKNAS is encoded by the coding sequence ATGTTGACAATCGGAATAAGTTCATGTTTTCTATATCCAGATAGTGCAAGGACGGTATTTGGCCACAAAACCCTACAATATGTGGAGCACGATTTGATGAGATGGATTTGTAGGCAAGGAATATTGCCGGTATTGATTCCCGATGTAGAAATCTCCATATTGGACGGCATCCTTGAGCAAATGGATGGGATTATTCTTCAAGGTGGTAGTGACATCGCGCCTGAGAAATATGGTGAAGCACCGATTGGTATTTGGAAAGGCGATTCATATAGGGATGATTACGAATTGAAAATATTAGACTATGCGATAAATAATTCCAAACCAATCTTGGGAATATGTAGGGGTTTTCAACTCATGAACGTTTATTTTGGAGGTACTCTTTACCAAGATATCCCGTCTCAGGTTCCTCAAGCAAATGTCCATAGATCAGCAGAACAATATGATAAAATAAATCATCCCATACAGTTTGTGCCTGGAGCATATTTGGATAGGTTGTACGGTTATCTTTCACAGTCTGTTGTCAATACGGTGCACCACCAAGCCGTCAAAGTGTTAGGGCATGATCTTGAAGTCTATGCTCGGTCAGATGATGGTTTTATTGAAGCATTCGGTTATAAAAAAGCGCCCGAGGGCAAAGTAATGGGTATACAATGGCATCCTGAATTTTCTCATACACAGGCAGGTAAATTACTGGACGAAAATTTGATATTTAATGCCTTTCTCCAACATGTAAAACAGAACAAAAATGCTAGTTAA
- a CDS encoding iron-containing alcohol dehydrogenase — protein MNTDKIYGFNFPTPIRFGAGSIDELPDYLKSNGLHRPLLVTDPIIAGLPFFKKILEKLTSKGIDTIVYKELHKNPVKSDVLQGGDAFHESKRDSIIGVGGGAALDVARAIALRVHHNRDLFDYDDLIGGDIYVTNEIPHLITVPTTAGTGSEVGRSAIISEDDTKRKRILFSPRLMAKIVFADPMLTMDLPPFTTAATGMDALTHNIEAYLAKGYHPMCDGIALEGIALIADGIVTATKRPDLEARSKMLLASLMGAVAFQKGLGVVHSLAHPLSTLLDTHHGLANAVNLPYGMQFNYEGCEPRFDKIGSALGLGHHVGNTVVDYLFDLNNRLDLPTRLSSIGVEREHLHALSELAYADFCHPSNPKPVSQDDFHNIYQRAF, from the coding sequence ATGAATACAGATAAAATTTATGGCTTTAATTTTCCTACGCCTATTCGCTTTGGTGCAGGATCTATAGATGAATTGCCCGACTATCTGAAGAGCAATGGTCTCCATCGTCCTTTGTTGGTCACCGATCCAATCATTGCTGGACTTCCTTTTTTTAAAAAGATTCTAGAAAAATTGACCAGCAAAGGTATAGATACGATTGTTTATAAGGAACTTCACAAGAATCCAGTGAAATCCGATGTTCTTCAGGGCGGAGACGCATTTCATGAAAGTAAAAGAGACTCCATTATAGGTGTGGGTGGGGGAGCAGCCTTGGATGTGGCCCGTGCTATTGCATTACGGGTTCATCACAATCGTGATCTGTTCGATTACGACGACCTTATTGGTGGAGATATTTACGTAACAAATGAAATTCCACATCTGATTACCGTACCTACTACTGCCGGGACGGGTAGTGAAGTCGGCCGGAGTGCCATCATTTCCGAAGACGATACCAAAAGGAAAAGAATACTTTTCAGTCCACGGTTAATGGCTAAGATTGTTTTTGCCGATCCTATGCTTACCATGGATCTACCGCCTTTCACAACAGCGGCGACAGGAATGGACGCGCTGACCCATAATATAGAAGCTTATTTGGCAAAAGGGTATCATCCCATGTGTGATGGTATTGCCCTTGAAGGGATTGCCTTAATTGCTGATGGAATTGTAACTGCGACAAAAAGGCCGGATTTGGAGGCTCGTTCCAAAATGCTCCTTGCATCGTTAATGGGGGCTGTGGCTTTTCAAAAAGGATTAGGCGTAGTCCATAGTCTTGCCCATCCACTATCTACATTATTGGATACCCATCATGGACTGGCTAACGCCGTCAACCTTCCGTATGGAATGCAATTCAACTATGAAGGATGTGAACCTCGTTTTGATAAGATTGGAAGCGCATTGGGGCTTGGCCATCATGTAGGAAATACGGTAGTCGATTATCTTTTTGATCTCAATAATCGGTTAGATTTGCCGACTCGCCTATCTTCCATAGGTGTGGAACGTGAACATTTGCACGCCTTGTCAGAGCTGGCCTATGCTGATTTTTGCCACCCATCTAATCCCAAGCCCGTTTCTCAGGATGATTTTCATAATATTTACCAACGCGCATTTTAA
- a CDS encoding glutamine synthetase family protein: MMDRNEIISKLKESASSHVKVAVTDIDGVLRGKLMHREKFISALESEFGFCSVVFGWDTNDQVYDNVAITGWHTGYGDFPARIDESTFRITPWQEDIPFFLADFDSSLSDGEYVCPRALLKKVIDQTQQQGYTPIFAQEFEWFNFLKAQPGSNLASFREATPITSGMFGYSILRMSDNFEYFRDLCQMLERFDIPVEGLHTETGPGVLEAAIQCSGALEAADRATLFKSAVKDIGKKYGIAASFMAKQTKELPGCSGHVHQSLWDVEKSTNLFYDARDKFHMSPLMKHYLAGQLHCLPEILPMFAPTVNSYKRLTEGAWAPTTLTWGIDNRTTALRVISGGPKSTRIEHRVVGSDVNPYLAVAACLASGLYGIKHKLSLDNPHTVGNGYRDIQFGTLPVNLYEATSRMSQSKLASELFGEKFVDHFTQSRFWEWRQFSEQVTDWETKRYFEII, translated from the coding sequence ATGATGGACAGAAATGAGATTATTTCTAAATTGAAAGAAAGTGCAAGTTCGCACGTAAAGGTTGCAGTGACCGATATAGATGGTGTACTGCGAGGTAAACTCATGCATCGAGAAAAGTTTATTTCGGCGCTGGAGAGCGAATTCGGATTCTGTTCAGTGGTATTCGGATGGGATACTAATGACCAGGTTTATGATAACGTTGCTATAACAGGATGGCATACTGGATATGGTGACTTTCCTGCTCGGATAGATGAAAGCACATTTCGGATTACTCCTTGGCAGGAAGATATTCCCTTTTTTCTTGCAGATTTCGATTCTTCGCTTTCCGATGGGGAGTATGTTTGCCCTCGGGCACTCCTCAAAAAGGTAATAGATCAGACGCAACAACAGGGGTATACACCTATTTTTGCACAAGAGTTTGAGTGGTTTAATTTTCTAAAAGCTCAACCGGGATCTAATCTAGCTAGCTTTAGGGAAGCGACACCAATCACCTCCGGAATGTTTGGTTATTCTATTTTAAGAATGTCAGACAATTTTGAATACTTCCGTGATTTGTGCCAGATGCTCGAAAGATTTGATATCCCTGTGGAGGGATTACATACGGAGACTGGTCCAGGAGTATTGGAAGCCGCGATTCAATGTAGTGGAGCACTTGAAGCAGCTGATAGGGCCACGCTTTTCAAATCCGCTGTTAAGGATATTGGTAAGAAGTACGGAATCGCAGCTAGTTTCATGGCCAAACAGACGAAAGAGCTTCCTGGTTGTAGCGGACATGTACATCAAAGCTTATGGGATGTCGAAAAATCCACGAATCTTTTTTACGATGCAAGAGATAAATTCCATATGAGCCCATTAATGAAGCATTATCTTGCGGGGCAACTCCATTGCCTCCCCGAGATACTGCCCATGTTTGCCCCCACGGTCAATAGTTATAAAAGGCTTACCGAAGGAGCTTGGGCTCCAACCACTTTGACTTGGGGCATTGACAATAGGACTACAGCTCTTAGGGTCATCTCTGGAGGTCCGAAATCTACCCGTATAGAGCATCGGGTAGTCGGTTCGGATGTCAACCCTTACCTCGCTGTAGCAGCTTGCCTCGCCAGTGGACTATATGGAATTAAGCACAAGCTGTCATTAGACAATCCACATACGGTGGGCAATGGCTATCGCGACATACAGTTTGGTACATTGCCAGTCAATCTTTATGAAGCGACCAGCCGGATGAGTCAGTCTAAGCTGGCGTCCGAGCTCTTTGGAGAGAAATTCGTAGACCATTTCACCCAATCGAGATTTTGGGAATGGAGACAATTCTCTGAGCAGGTCACAGATTGGGAGACAAAGAGATACTTTGAAATTATTTAA
- the eat gene encoding ethanolamine permease — protein MSDPQLKKVLGPVMLWGLGVGYVISGMYFGWNLGLAEGGTLGLAIATVFIIAMYLTFTFSYTEMACAIPKAGGAFEYANRGLGKQLGFVAGITQNIEFVFAPPAIAAAIGAYLNLLYPSIDYLTFAIGAYVIFTSMNILGVKLAASFELVITVLAVVELLIFAGVTLPEIKFSNLEHNALPNGVSGIFAAIPFAIWFFLAIEGIANVAEETINPQRNVLIGFGSAILTLVVLCVITFLSAVGVAGWETIVYPPGSVEPSDSPLPLAIAQVIDSSHILYKLLIGVGLLGLIASFHGIILAGGRATFEFGRVGYAPPMLGKVHSRFKTPANALVANMVVGVIALFTGKTGEIITIACFGAICLYIISMISFFALRRKEPDLVRPFKVPLYPLFPMTALVIASVCLVAMMYYNPKIALVFASLVGLSYLYFLLFLGKDKKAKL, from the coding sequence ATGAGTGATCCTCAACTAAAGAAAGTCCTTGGTCCTGTCATGTTATGGGGGTTGGGAGTAGGATACGTGATTTCCGGTATGTATTTTGGATGGAATCTGGGACTTGCGGAGGGAGGTACACTGGGCCTCGCTATCGCTACAGTATTCATTATTGCCATGTACCTGACTTTTACATTCAGTTATACAGAGATGGCCTGTGCCATTCCAAAAGCGGGAGGCGCCTTCGAATACGCTAATAGGGGGTTGGGTAAGCAATTGGGATTTGTAGCTGGAATTACCCAGAATATAGAATTCGTATTTGCACCTCCAGCCATTGCTGCAGCGATTGGCGCTTACCTGAATTTACTCTATCCCTCCATTGACTATCTAACATTTGCGATAGGTGCATATGTCATTTTCACCTCTATGAATATCCTAGGGGTCAAATTGGCTGCCTCTTTTGAACTTGTGATTACTGTTCTCGCTGTTGTCGAGCTATTGATATTTGCAGGTGTTACATTACCGGAAATTAAGTTTTCTAATCTCGAACACAATGCATTACCCAATGGTGTTTCCGGAATCTTTGCTGCTATTCCATTTGCAATCTGGTTTTTTCTTGCCATTGAAGGTATTGCGAATGTGGCAGAAGAAACGATTAATCCACAAAGAAATGTATTAATTGGTTTCGGTTCTGCAATATTGACGCTGGTTGTATTATGTGTAATTACATTTTTATCAGCAGTGGGAGTTGCAGGGTGGGAAACGATTGTCTATCCACCCGGAAGTGTCGAACCGTCGGATTCACCTCTGCCGTTGGCCATCGCACAGGTTATAGATAGTTCCCATATCTTGTACAAGCTGTTGATAGGTGTTGGGTTGCTAGGGCTGATAGCTTCATTTCATGGTATTATCCTTGCTGGTGGACGTGCCACCTTTGAATTTGGACGGGTGGGGTACGCACCTCCAATGCTTGGAAAAGTGCATAGTCGTTTTAAGACTCCTGCAAATGCTTTAGTTGCCAATATGGTCGTGGGGGTAATCGCTCTTTTTACTGGAAAAACTGGTGAGATTATCACTATTGCATGTTTTGGAGCCATTTGTCTTTACATCATATCTATGATTTCGTTTTTTGCTCTGAGGCGGAAAGAACCAGACCTTGTCAGACCTTTTAAGGTTCCACTATATCCCTTATTTCCGATGACAGCATTGGTAATCGCTAGTGTTTGTCTAGTTGCCATGATGTACTACAATCCGAAGATAGCACTTGTATTTGCTAGCTTAGTGGGCTTATCCTATTTGTATTTCTTACTCTTCCTTGGCAAGGATAAAAAAGCTAAATTATGA
- a CDS encoding Lrp/AsnC family transcriptional regulator, with protein MKFDEKDLMILDILQRDANTSNKEISDRVNLSMTPVYERIKKLISMSMLKKKVYLLDRKKLGLNLMVLVSISMEKHSSENALLFMEEIQKIPEVVECFHVTGAFDYQLKVMARDVDHYHEFNFKKLATIKGIRHMESYFVMKEVVNSTELPLFI; from the coding sequence ATGAAATTTGACGAAAAAGACCTCATGATTTTGGATATTTTGCAACGGGACGCCAATACGAGCAACAAAGAAATTTCGGATCGGGTCAACCTATCGATGACACCTGTATATGAACGGATAAAAAAGTTGATATCCATGTCCATGTTAAAAAAGAAAGTCTATCTGTTGGACAGGAAAAAGCTTGGCCTCAATCTCATGGTGCTCGTATCGATCAGTATGGAAAAACATTCCAGTGAAAACGCATTGTTGTTTATGGAAGAAATCCAGAAAATTCCAGAGGTGGTAGAGTGCTTTCATGTAACAGGTGCATTTGACTATCAACTCAAGGTCATGGCGCGGGATGTAGATCATTACCATGAATTCAACTTTAAAAAATTGGCAACAATTAAGGGCATCAGGCATATGGAAAGCTACTTCGTCATGAAAGAAGTGGTGAATTCAACTGAGCTTCCACTATTTATTTAA
- a CDS encoding RNA polymerase sigma factor → MMRTTIENSTHIYWVVRLQSGDVEAFEWLYSTYKYQITANLLKLLKSPQMVEDMLHDIFLKIWENRVDIDPNRSFGAYLYRIASNMVTDSYRKSCRNRDYRDYLTAVSEISYQHIDQLLDNKERKELLDRALQRLSPQCRQVFELCKIEGRSYQEVSDLLNISTNTISTHLTRANKKMQLFLTDPVNLPYLLLFFWIR, encoded by the coding sequence ATGATGAGAACTACTATAGAAAATTCAACACATATATATTGGGTTGTCCGGCTGCAGTCAGGTGACGTGGAAGCCTTTGAATGGTTATATAGCACATATAAGTATCAAATAACGGCAAATCTTCTCAAATTGCTCAAATCCCCCCAAATGGTGGAAGATATGCTCCATGATATCTTTCTCAAAATCTGGGAAAACAGGGTCGATATAGATCCGAATCGGTCTTTTGGGGCCTATCTATACCGCATAGCTTCCAATATGGTCACAGATAGTTACCGTAAATCTTGTCGCAACAGGGATTATAGAGATTATTTGACAGCTGTAAGTGAGATCAGTTACCAACATATCGACCAACTGTTGGATAACAAAGAACGCAAAGAATTATTGGATAGAGCTCTGCAAAGACTTTCACCACAGTGTAGACAGGTATTTGAACTGTGTAAGATAGAAGGACGCAGTTATCAGGAGGTTTCGGACTTATTAAATATCTCGACCAATACCATCAGTACGCACCTTACAAGAGCTAATAAAAAAATGCAACTCTTCCTGACCGACCCCGTCAATCTCCCCTATTTGCTACTGTTCTTCTGGATAAGATAA
- a CDS encoding FecR family protein, which yields MEREKDISRLFNDFISNTCTPSEIDRLLAYFGQTHLDEKLQELVHRELEKQQDTYSDEVHRIVGNVDLRLKEKVVRSSKQRKIKPLIWSAAAVILISIAGIWWRHRLIDKAEPSTLTITQIQPNDIEPGGSQARLLLSNGKTVNLNGSNQIRDNINGAEIHSDNGKLSYMGTNRATNTAQWNILEVPMGGTFEMKLPDGTKVWLNANSKLYFPDQFAANERQVKVEGEAFFEVVKDAKRPFKVQANELTIAVLGTSFNVRAYSPRHISTTLVSGLVEASYQNKILKLYPGKKVTLNVDNNEFRMTDADLESATAWKDGYFYFKDEALAKILQDVALWYNLNVTVEGGALPTGRYSGSVDRNSKLSGVLAMLKAVSKVEFVLHEKNLIVKP from the coding sequence TTGGAAAGAGAAAAAGACATATCACGATTGTTTAATGATTTCATAAGCAATACATGTACACCATCCGAAATAGATAGGCTATTGGCCTATTTTGGACAAACACATTTAGACGAGAAACTTCAAGAACTGGTCCATCGCGAATTGGAAAAACAACAGGACACCTATTCGGATGAAGTCCATCGAATAGTGGGGAATGTTGACCTACGCTTGAAAGAAAAAGTCGTACGCTCTTCAAAACAGCGAAAAATCAAACCACTGATCTGGTCTGCAGCGGCGGTGATACTGATCAGTATAGCAGGTATTTGGTGGCGTCACCGTTTGATTGACAAAGCAGAACCGTCCACCCTTACTATTACTCAGATACAGCCAAATGATATTGAACCCGGAGGTAGTCAAGCCCGCCTATTACTCTCGAATGGAAAAACGGTGAATCTAAACGGTTCAAATCAAATACGGGATAACATTAATGGCGCCGAAATTCATTCCGACAACGGAAAATTGAGTTATATGGGGACTAATCGAGCTACAAATACAGCCCAATGGAATATTCTAGAGGTGCCTATGGGTGGGACTTTTGAAATGAAATTACCGGATGGGACAAAGGTGTGGCTCAACGCCAATTCCAAACTGTATTTTCCTGACCAATTTGCCGCTAATGAAAGACAGGTAAAAGTCGAAGGGGAAGCCTTCTTCGAGGTAGTAAAAGATGCAAAACGTCCTTTTAAAGTACAGGCAAATGAACTAACGATTGCCGTATTGGGCACATCATTCAATGTACGGGCCTATAGTCCGAGGCATATTTCCACTACCTTAGTAAGTGGCCTAGTAGAAGCCAGCTATCAGAACAAGATACTGAAACTATACCCTGGTAAAAAGGTGACCCTTAACGTAGACAACAACGAATTTAGAATGACGGATGCCGATCTCGAAAGCGCCACTGCTTGGAAAGATGGCTACTTCTATTTCAAAGATGAGGCATTGGCTAAAATTCTTCAGGATGTGGCCCTCTGGTACAACCTTAATGTAACAGTAGAAGGAGGTGCATTGCCCACAGGACGCTACAGCGGTAGTGTGGATCGTAATAGTAAGTTGAGTGGTGTATTAGCGATGCTCAAAGCAGTTAGTAAAGTCGAATTTGTACTACACGAAAAAAATCTGATTGTAAAACCATAA